The Spirosoma foliorum genome has a window encoding:
- a CDS encoding SusC/RagA family TonB-linked outer membrane protein, with product MMKSLLVGMLLACSLWTTAWAQERRIIGKVTSAEDGSPLPGVSVIVKGTSKGASTDAGGIYDLSVPAKGTTLIFSFVGTVTQEIKLGNESEVNVSLVSDSRLLTEVVVTGSGVATSKAKLGIAVESVSSKDLPQTPTASIDQALIGKIPGAQISSTSGNPGDPVNILLRGINSVQGGTKPLIMVDGVQVASTDINSLDLSNIDRVEVVQGAASASIYGAQGANGVIQVFTKKGKKGRTAVNFSSSYSANEFLNTGNVHKAELHPYLTDASGNIVDVNGKVLDYTEYGAITGISYKYGGATRYAIQDIRNDANTPYNGNLKYYDHFKQVFNTGATTNNTINISGASEKSDFNIAAANNHTTSPILTKQNGYIDRSNLSANVGTELFKGFTIRSTTQLVYTKNTMKPGLGAIYSPFNGGNGNVGSVYTFLNTSPFFDLTRKLADGTYPVYPTADFLSVNAGNPFYQATYTDAINNKIDVVQNFNANYKVNKFVELDAKYGINYRNETARWTYFNQSQNTSSEYYQSWASNYAPDNKGEIDNYQYNNTFQNFLGTAYIRTDFQDDFHLKVPIQTSTQISFDYRKNKSTQYDTYGLGLSTAPPYNIAATSSQAVANDIVTPFITYGYLINQKVDFGDYGGVTAGFRSDWSSAFGGGSTPFTFPHFDGHIAPLSFFKNSPISNTLSYFKLRAAYGEAGIQPTAFDRYPVLSQQNLGPGLVYTVPTTTKNANLQVEVSKELEIGTDFTIGGNSNRAWLNSISGAFTYWKRTSENVIYTVSVPPSLGSTGQLTNAINMSSNGVQFSLTIPVYKSPGLKWDFTTNFGHQISKIDAISGGADIILTSNAGSTALVLTPGQPIGQVYGYKALTSLDYTRHDGTKYISEADRNNYTIVDGRVVKKSDYQIQFTDETYPLMNPNPKFNMSFINGVSFKNFLTLNFQFDWVYGSHLYNQTKEWMYRDGISGDFSKQVTIDGKTGAFPAYWSSAYYNLWGSTRGAGNNATKDFFVEDASFVRLRNISLAFDLAKVVKLPYLNKAQIVFTGRNLVTFTKYSGYDPEVSSGSSNSSFDRGVDHSTLPNTKSYQVGLNIGF from the coding sequence ATGATGAAATCTCTATTAGTGGGTATGCTGTTAGCATGCTCACTCTGGACAACTGCTTGGGCCCAGGAACGGAGGATAATCGGCAAAGTAACGTCGGCAGAAGATGGATCTCCTTTACCAGGCGTATCGGTTATCGTAAAGGGTACTAGTAAAGGAGCATCAACCGATGCAGGTGGTATTTATGACCTCTCCGTTCCCGCCAAAGGCACTACACTGATATTTAGCTTTGTAGGCACCGTAACTCAGGAAATTAAACTCGGTAATGAATCCGAAGTAAACGTCAGCTTAGTCTCCGATTCACGCCTACTTACCGAAGTTGTTGTAACCGGTAGCGGGGTAGCTACCAGCAAGGCGAAGTTAGGGATTGCGGTAGAATCAGTTTCATCGAAAGATCTGCCCCAAACGCCAACAGCCTCTATTGATCAGGCCTTAATTGGTAAAATTCCGGGCGCACAAATTTCATCAACCAGCGGTAACCCCGGCGACCCCGTCAACATTCTGCTTCGTGGTATCAACAGTGTACAGGGCGGTACAAAGCCCCTCATCATGGTTGACGGCGTACAGGTGGCTTCGACCGACATTAACTCGCTCGATTTGAGCAATATTGATCGGGTAGAGGTTGTTCAGGGAGCGGCTTCGGCTTCTATTTATGGTGCGCAGGGAGCAAACGGCGTAATTCAGGTATTTACCAAAAAGGGTAAAAAAGGCCGTACGGCAGTTAATTTTTCATCCAGCTATTCGGCCAACGAATTCCTAAATACCGGTAATGTACACAAAGCCGAATTGCACCCCTATCTGACCGATGCCAGTGGAAACATTGTCGATGTAAATGGGAAGGTATTAGACTATACTGAATACGGCGCCATTACTGGTATTTCGTATAAATATGGGGGCGCTACTCGTTATGCCATTCAGGATATCCGCAACGATGCCAATACCCCCTATAATGGAAATCTGAAATACTACGATCACTTCAAACAAGTATTTAATACGGGAGCCACAACAAACAATACCATCAATATTTCGGGCGCTTCCGAAAAAAGTGACTTCAATATAGCGGCTGCGAATAACCATACGACTTCGCCTATCCTTACGAAGCAAAACGGCTATATCGACAGAAGCAACCTCTCGGCTAACGTAGGTACTGAGCTATTCAAAGGCTTTACAATTCGGTCGACTACCCAGCTGGTTTATACCAAAAATACGATGAAGCCAGGTCTGGGAGCTATTTATTCACCATTTAATGGTGGTAATGGTAATGTTGGTTCGGTTTATACCTTTTTAAATACATCGCCTTTCTTCGATCTGACTCGCAAACTAGCCGATGGTACGTATCCGGTTTATCCAACTGCCGACTTCCTGAGCGTCAACGCGGGGAACCCCTTTTATCAGGCGACCTATACCGATGCGATCAACAACAAAATCGATGTTGTTCAGAACTTCAACGCAAACTACAAAGTCAACAAATTTGTCGAACTGGATGCGAAATATGGTATCAACTACCGGAACGAAACGGCTCGTTGGACTTATTTCAACCAGTCTCAGAATACCAGCTCGGAATATTATCAGTCTTGGGCGTCTAATTATGCGCCAGATAATAAAGGAGAAATCGACAATTATCAGTACAACAACACGTTCCAGAACTTTCTGGGAACGGCCTACATCCGAACGGACTTCCAGGACGATTTCCATTTGAAAGTGCCTATTCAAACCAGCACCCAGATTTCGTTTGACTATCGAAAAAACAAGTCTACGCAATATGATACGTATGGTTTGGGTTTAAGTACAGCGCCACCGTACAATATTGCAGCAACGTCATCGCAGGCAGTAGCGAATGACATCGTAACTCCCTTTATCACGTATGGTTATCTGATCAACCAGAAAGTAGATTTTGGTGATTACGGCGGTGTTACGGCCGGTTTCCGTAGTGACTGGTCTTCAGCGTTTGGTGGCGGTTCTACACCGTTCACATTCCCGCACTTTGATGGCCATATTGCTCCATTATCGTTCTTCAAAAACAGCCCTATATCGAATACGCTATCGTACTTCAAACTGAGAGCTGCTTATGGTGAAGCGGGTATTCAGCCAACGGCATTTGACCGTTACCCTGTGTTGAGTCAGCAAAACCTGGGACCAGGTCTGGTTTATACAGTTCCAACCACCACCAAGAATGCCAACTTACAGGTAGAGGTGTCGAAAGAACTGGAAATTGGTACTGATTTCACCATTGGTGGCAACTCGAACCGCGCGTGGCTGAACTCGATTTCAGGTGCTTTCACTTACTGGAAGCGTACGAGCGAAAACGTAATTTACACGGTTAGCGTACCACCTTCCCTTGGTTCAACGGGTCAGTTGACAAACGCGATCAATATGTCGTCCAACGGGGTTCAGTTCTCGTTAACCATTCCTGTATATAAATCGCCAGGTCTGAAATGGGACTTCACGACGAACTTTGGTCATCAGATTTCTAAAATTGATGCCATTTCCGGTGGTGCCGACATTATCTTAACCTCAAATGCAGGTAGCACAGCATTGGTATTAACTCCAGGTCAGCCAATTGGCCAGGTATATGGCTATAAGGCGTTAACTAGCCTCGACTATACCCGCCATGACGGAACAAAGTACATCAGCGAAGCCGATCGGAATAACTACACCATTGTTGATGGTCGTGTCGTGAAAAAGTCGGATTACCAGATTCAGTTTACGGATGAAACCTATCCGCTGATGAACCCGAATCCAAAGTTTAACATGTCGTTTATCAATGGTGTAAGTTTCAAAAACTTCCTGACGTTAAACTTCCAGTTCGACTGGGTATATGGCAGCCATTTGTATAACCAAACCAAAGAATGGATGTATCGGGATGGCATCAGTGGGGACTTTTCGAAACAGGTTACCATCGATGGCAAAACGGGTGCTTTCCCTGCTTATTGGTCAAGTGCCTATTACAACCTGTGGGGCAGCACACGGGGCGCTGGTAACAACGCCACCAAAGATTTCTTCGTAGAAGATGCCTCGTTCGTACGGCTTCGTAACATCTCGCTTGCCTTCGATCTGGCCAAAGTTGTCAAATTACCGTATCTCAATAAAGCTCAGATCGTATTTACTGGCCGGAACCTGGTGACCTTCACCAAATACAGTGGTTACGATCCAGAAGTAAGCTCGGGTAGCTCGAACTCTTCGTTCGACCGTGGGGTGGACCACAGTACACTCCCTAATACCAAATCATATCAGGTTGGTCTGAATATTGGGTTCTAA
- a CDS encoding DUF1223 domain-containing protein: protein MNYILILLTTFVITASRPADTPTKPVAQPVVVLELFTSQGCSSCPPADKALQDITQQAARSGQTVYGLSFHVDYWNRLGWQDPFSAKQFTDRQRQYDKSLNSQIYTPQLVINGRQQVVGGQRGQIEQAIQTIQKQSASDFVGVDGSVRRDAKQVNVSYSLSSSGPYRVNVALVQKEAHTAVKNGENGGRTLVNMNVVREFKSIDEAKTSGNTTLTLPAGLPADQTAVLVYVQRIDNGQIVGAKQL from the coding sequence ATGAACTACATACTCATTCTCCTAACTACGTTCGTCATAACGGCATCACGACCTGCCGACACACCAACAAAACCGGTAGCCCAGCCTGTTGTGGTGCTGGAATTATTCACCTCGCAGGGTTGTTCGAGCTGCCCACCTGCCGACAAAGCGTTGCAGGATATAACCCAGCAGGCGGCCCGTTCTGGCCAAACAGTCTACGGGTTGTCGTTTCATGTCGACTACTGGAATCGCCTGGGTTGGCAAGACCCATTTAGTGCCAAACAATTTACCGATCGCCAACGCCAGTACGACAAATCGCTGAATTCTCAAATCTATACCCCTCAATTAGTAATCAATGGGCGACAGCAGGTAGTTGGTGGGCAACGCGGGCAAATTGAACAGGCAATCCAAACGATTCAGAAACAATCGGCTTCCGACTTTGTGGGCGTAGATGGCAGTGTTCGTCGCGATGCAAAGCAGGTAAACGTCTCTTACAGTCTATCTTCCTCAGGACCGTATCGGGTAAACGTGGCCTTAGTCCAGAAAGAAGCCCATACAGCGGTAAAGAACGGCGAAAACGGTGGCCGCACCTTAGTTAATATGAACGTTGTTCGAGAATTTAAAAGCATTGACGAAGCCAAAACATCGGGTAACACGACGCTCACGTTGCCTGCCGGCTTACCTGCCGATCAAACTGCTGTGCTGGTGTATGTACAGCGAATTGACAACGGTCAGATCGTTGGTGCGAAACAGTTATGA
- a CDS encoding molybdopterin-dependent oxidoreductase: MSQPKEPQLPESEIPESVARRQLIKSFGWFALASAVPFGVYEWITKSPGAQGIKRPLRKVLEANEQVARTYFSNTHLVPTFSVSEAAKKARVNGYDGLKSPIPDDWQLQIDHPSGSGQPLMLPIDAIKALPKHEMVYEFKCIEGWSQVQHWGGARLSDFLATYKLGTKSGNGPNPDNPADFYKYIGLETPDKGYYVGIDIESAMHPQTLLAYELNGQPITAPHGAPLRLIIPVKYGVKNLKRIGRMFFSDERPRDFWAERGYDYYVGL, from the coding sequence ATGAGTCAGCCTAAAGAACCTCAACTTCCAGAAAGTGAAATTCCCGAATCGGTCGCACGTCGGCAATTGATCAAATCGTTTGGCTGGTTTGCGCTGGCCAGTGCCGTGCCGTTTGGTGTTTATGAATGGATCACCAAAAGTCCCGGTGCTCAGGGCATTAAACGACCCCTCCGAAAGGTGCTGGAGGCCAACGAACAAGTTGCCAGAACCTATTTTAGCAATACGCATTTAGTGCCTACATTTTCGGTAAGTGAAGCGGCAAAAAAAGCGCGCGTCAATGGCTATGATGGTCTGAAAAGCCCCATTCCTGATGACTGGCAATTGCAGATCGACCATCCATCAGGGTCAGGCCAACCGCTTATGCTACCTATTGATGCCATTAAAGCGCTGCCCAAACATGAAATGGTGTATGAGTTCAAGTGCATTGAGGGTTGGAGTCAGGTGCAACACTGGGGAGGAGCCCGCTTGTCTGATTTTTTGGCTACGTATAAGCTCGGCACCAAAAGTGGTAATGGCCCAAATCCCGACAATCCAGCCGATTTTTATAAATACATTGGTCTGGAAACCCCCGATAAAGGCTATTACGTGGGCATCGATATAGAAAGTGCCATGCACCCTCAGACGCTATTAGCGTATGAATTAAACGGACAACCTATTACAGCTCCCCACGGCGCTCCACTTCGTTTGATTATTCCAGTCAAGTACGGCGTTAAAAACCTGAAACGCATTGGTCGGATGTTCTTCTCCGACGAACGCCCACGCGATTTCTGGGCTGAGCGCGGCTATGATTATTATGTAGGTTTATAA
- a CDS encoding cytochrome b/b6 domain-containing protein: MKQIVHKHPLAIRWFHWINFPVLFVMIWSGLLIYWAYDPYKIQIGDYTLVSFFPDGFYKFLNVPRRLAEGMAWHWVFMWLFMLNGLCYVSYTFISGEWRHLVPNRHSFREAIQVTLYDLGLRKTQPPFIKYNGAQKIAYFSIMLMGVGSVLTGFAIYKPTQFSWLTSLLGGYKAARLEHFILTLGYVLFFFIHIGQVIRAGWQNFQSMVTGFEVIKPRGAEPPHKPEPQDSQPIDPQPIEPVPSPTPALS; encoded by the coding sequence ATGAAACAAATCGTTCACAAGCATCCTTTGGCTATCCGGTGGTTTCACTGGATCAACTTTCCGGTTCTGTTCGTTATGATCTGGAGCGGATTGCTGATTTATTGGGCCTATGATCCTTATAAAATTCAGATTGGCGATTATACGCTGGTCTCGTTTTTTCCTGACGGTTTCTACAAATTCCTCAATGTTCCTCGCCGACTAGCCGAAGGAATGGCCTGGCACTGGGTGTTTATGTGGTTATTCATGCTCAATGGTCTGTGCTATGTTAGCTACACGTTCATCTCGGGCGAGTGGCGTCATCTGGTCCCTAACCGTCACTCGTTTCGGGAAGCGATTCAGGTAACGCTTTACGATTTGGGCCTTCGTAAGACACAACCGCCTTTTATCAAATACAATGGCGCCCAGAAGATTGCTTACTTTTCGATTATGCTCATGGGAGTTGGTTCGGTATTAACGGGATTTGCCATCTACAAACCCACCCAATTTTCATGGTTAACGAGCTTACTGGGAGGCTATAAAGCTGCCCGACTTGAACACTTCATTCTTACACTAGGCTACGTATTGTTTTTCTTTATCCATATCGGTCAAGTCATTCGAGCTGGCTGGCAAAACTTCCAGTCGATGGTAACGGGATTTGAGGTAATCAAGCCACGGGGTGCTGAACCTCCCCACAAGCCGGAGCCACAAGATAGCCAACCTATTGACCCACAGCCGATCGAACCAGTACCAAGCCCTACTCCTGCCCTATCATGA
- a CDS encoding peroxiredoxin-like family protein yields the protein MNRILSISLISLLFAFTTSIDIPQKPEDISPLLIGETIPDTHPKSLDGKPISLLNKVAEKPTILVFYRGGWCPYCSRQLAELRMLEPDLERMGYQLIAISTDSPENLKNTLDKNQLKYTLLSDADVTVAKAFGLAFKAHAAYDATLEKGSNGKNTEKLLPVPAVFLLNQQGVIKFEYINPNFKERLSGKLLKAAAENTL from the coding sequence ATGAACCGTATTCTTTCTATCAGCCTGATTTCGTTGTTATTTGCGTTTACAACGAGCATCGATATTCCACAAAAGCCGGAAGATATCAGCCCTCTCTTAATTGGGGAAACCATTCCAGATACTCATCCAAAATCGCTTGATGGTAAACCGATTTCATTACTCAATAAAGTTGCGGAAAAACCAACCATTCTGGTGTTTTACCGGGGCGGTTGGTGCCCTTATTGCAGCCGTCAATTAGCCGAGCTCCGTATGCTCGAACCTGATCTGGAAAGAATGGGCTACCAACTCATTGCCATCAGCACCGATAGTCCCGAAAACCTAAAGAACACTCTCGACAAAAATCAACTCAAGTACACGCTTCTCTCCGATGCTGACGTAACCGTGGCCAAAGCTTTTGGTCTGGCCTTTAAAGCCCATGCCGCCTACGATGCAACACTGGAGAAAGGCAGTAATGGCAAAAACACCGAAAAGCTACTGCCTGTACCGGCCGTTTTTCTGCTCAACCAACAGGGCGTTATTAAATTTGAATACATTAATCCTAATTTTAAGGAGCGCCTGTCGGGTAAGTTGTTAAAAGCAGCCGCTGAAAATACGCTCTGA
- a CDS encoding AraC family transcriptional regulator: MLYSYCDPKTKGVLNLTCHESNFERQFAQANYSRLLTMAWNTGPDQSIIIDNSTYLFPNQSIVPLVFNQSFSFERPETIVAWQFDREFYCIIDHDQEVSCAGLLFYGIKTPLFLDIDTLEQRKFEALLTVFYDEFSTHDTIQGEMLRMLLKRLIIKLTRLAKDQHIDKALTQKDLDLVRRFNLLVEINYRKLHTVSEYANLLNKSPKTLSNLFALYNHRSPLQIIHARIILEARRLLLYTDQSTKEVAFALGFEEVSHFSRFFKKQTGYPPSEFKEALTAFGKD; encoded by the coding sequence ATGCTCTACTCTTATTGTGATCCTAAAACCAAGGGTGTTCTAAATTTAACTTGCCATGAATCAAATTTCGAACGTCAGTTCGCGCAGGCGAATTATAGCCGACTGTTGACAATGGCCTGGAACACAGGCCCCGATCAGTCAATTATCATTGACAACAGTACCTATCTGTTTCCGAATCAATCGATCGTACCTCTCGTTTTTAATCAGTCTTTCTCGTTTGAGCGACCCGAAACGATTGTGGCCTGGCAATTTGACCGGGAATTTTACTGTATCATCGATCATGACCAGGAAGTTTCCTGCGCTGGCTTGTTGTTTTATGGCATAAAAACGCCCCTTTTTCTAGATATAGATACGTTGGAGCAACGTAAGTTCGAAGCATTGTTGACGGTCTTTTACGATGAATTCTCGACACACGATACTATTCAGGGAGAGATGTTACGCATGCTACTTAAGCGTCTAATTATCAAACTAACTCGCTTAGCCAAAGATCAACACATCGATAAAGCCTTAACCCAAAAAGATCTCGACCTTGTCCGACGATTCAATTTATTGGTCGAAATCAATTATCGAAAACTCCATACTGTAAGCGAATATGCCAACCTGCTAAACAAATCGCCTAAAACCCTTTCTAATCTGTTTGCACTTTACAATCACCGGAGTCCACTCCAGATTATCCACGCCCGCATTATACTGGAAGCCAGGCGATTACTTTTATATACTGATCAGTCAACTAAAGAAGTGGCGTTTGCTTTAGGCTTTGAGGAGGTGTCGCACTTCAGCCGTTTTTTCAAGAAGCAAACAGGCTATCCACCATCGGAATTTAAAGAAGCACTTACGGCTTTCGGGAAGGATTGA
- a CDS encoding MBL fold metallo-hydrolase → MSLQTLDTGLFKLDGGAMFGVVPKPLWQRLNPADEQNRCTWAMRCLLYEQGDRLLLVDTGIGNKQDAKFFGHYDLHGDASLLDSIHKAGYSEADITDVLLTHLHFDHVGGAVRRDGEQLTPVFQNAVYWTHPAHWKWATNPNPREKASFLRENIMPLQESGQLTFLEENPFPFTDVDLHYVDGHTEKMALPLFRINGRTVAYMADLIPSSAHIPLPYVMSYDVRPLLTMDEKTQLLQQAAQENWILVFEHDPTIEAATVELTERGARIKESGKLKELL, encoded by the coding sequence ATGTCTCTCCAAACCCTCGATACTGGCCTTTTTAAACTTGATGGTGGCGCGATGTTTGGCGTTGTTCCGAAACCGCTCTGGCAAAGACTCAACCCGGCCGATGAACAAAATCGCTGTACCTGGGCCATGCGATGCCTATTATATGAGCAAGGTGACCGGCTCTTGTTAGTCGATACAGGTATTGGCAATAAACAGGATGCTAAATTCTTTGGGCACTATGATCTTCATGGCGATGCCAGTTTGCTCGACTCTATTCATAAAGCAGGTTATTCAGAAGCCGACATTACCGATGTGCTTCTCACCCACCTGCACTTCGATCACGTGGGAGGAGCCGTCCGGCGGGATGGGGAACAGTTAACGCCCGTTTTTCAGAACGCAGTTTACTGGACACACCCCGCACACTGGAAATGGGCAACCAACCCGAATCCGCGCGAAAAAGCGTCGTTTCTTCGCGAAAATATTATGCCTTTGCAAGAAAGCGGACAATTGACTTTTCTAGAAGAAAACCCATTCCCGTTTACGGATGTCGATCTACATTATGTAGATGGGCATACGGAGAAAATGGCTTTACCACTGTTTCGGATCAATGGCCGGACAGTGGCCTACATGGCCGATTTGATTCCCTCGTCGGCCCATATTCCATTGCCGTATGTTATGAGTTATGATGTCCGCCCGCTGCTGACGATGGATGAAAAAACGCAATTGCTTCAGCAGGCGGCCCAGGAAAACTGGATTCTGGTTTTTGAGCACGACCCTACAATTGAAGCGGCCACGGTTGAGTTAACAGAACGAGGGGCTCGAATCAAAGAGAGCGGAAAATTAAAGGAGTTGCTGTAG
- a CDS encoding patatin-like phospholipase family protein — MKIGLVLSGGGARGIAHLGVIKALQEMGIGFDQIVGTSAGAIVGALISQGYTPDESLKIIESSSFMRHLRPAWNRMGLLRIDTASELYKKYIPHDSFEGLKIPLHVVAVDLNAGEQVVFEKGELIRPILASCCLPGIFEPLLINKRQFVDGGVLNNLPVEVIEDKVDFLIGSHCNPFGMTKPIRSMRGVIERSIILAVQTKTRAKFSRCDVLLEPAELANYSPADVKKARELFRIGYQYTRSMAADIEKSLNRSAAEHH; from the coding sequence ATGAAAATTGGTTTGGTATTATCGGGTGGGGGAGCACGTGGAATTGCGCACCTAGGTGTTATAAAAGCGTTGCAGGAAATGGGTATCGGGTTCGACCAGATTGTTGGAACCAGCGCTGGGGCTATTGTTGGCGCACTAATTTCGCAAGGCTACACGCCCGACGAAAGTCTGAAAATTATTGAATCATCATCGTTTATGCGCCACCTGCGCCCAGCCTGGAATCGCATGGGGCTTCTACGGATCGATACGGCTAGTGAACTCTATAAAAAATATATCCCACACGATTCTTTTGAGGGGTTAAAGATTCCATTGCATGTTGTGGCCGTTGATCTGAATGCCGGTGAGCAGGTGGTGTTCGAAAAAGGGGAGCTTATTCGGCCCATTTTGGCGTCGTGTTGCCTGCCAGGAATTTTTGAGCCTCTCCTTATTAATAAGCGTCAGTTTGTAGACGGGGGTGTTCTGAATAATTTGCCCGTTGAGGTAATTGAAGATAAAGTAGACTTCCTGATCGGCTCACATTGCAATCCGTTTGGCATGACCAAACCCATACGCTCCATGCGCGGGGTAATTGAACGAAGTATCATTCTGGCCGTTCAGACAAAAACAAGAGCCAAATTTTCGCGTTGTGATGTGCTTCTGGAACCTGCTGAGCTAGCAAACTATAGCCCTGCCGATGTTAAAAAAGCCCGCGAATTGTTTCGTATAGGCTATCAATACACCCGATCAATGGCTGCTGATATTGAAAAATCCCTTAATCGGTCAGCGGCAGAGCATCATTAA